The following are encoded together in the Bactrocera neohumeralis isolate Rockhampton chromosome 6, APGP_CSIRO_Bneo_wtdbg2-racon-allhic-juicebox.fasta_v2, whole genome shotgun sequence genome:
- the LOC126763455 gene encoding transcription factor AP-2-epsilon isoform X4 produces the protein MSFLATLDANAWQERLTSHGSLGLSSSSPAYTTHTGGHSGRGGPSSGHGSHGSTHGSAATMHHQSLQSDFQPPYFPPPFHHSTQSPPQQQNHGALEYLGTDPYGQPLSSLHHAPLHHYNQLAGLRTTQDQLGIHRSHREAELQGHVAQLSHGFPYTDRRADYGSTISGGATHGGRLAHEHDPLALHQALQNAVDDVQNPGIDDNVAFMSDLPLIKSIKSGKELGNIGSGSPSEVFCAVPGRLSLLSSTSKYKVTIAEVQRRLSPPECLNASLLGGVLRRAKSKNGGRLLREKLEKIGLNLPAGRRKAANVTLLTSLVEGEATHLAKDFHFVCETEFPARQLAEYVIRHQTEPQESYRRKELLIHSQQITKELMQVLSQDRTTQYGTRSQHLLEPSMQRHLTHFSLITHGFGSPAIMAVLHAFQTFLNESLNYLDKLYPSNSGGMVSSSLDKNKIDSDKK, from the exons GAACGCCTCACTAGTCATGGCAGCTTGGGGTTATCAAGCAGTAGCCCGGCTTACACTACACATACGGGTGGCCACAGTGGCCGTGGAGGACCTTCTTCTGGACACGGTAGCCATGGCAGTACTCACGGATCCGCAGCAACAATGCATCACCAATCTCTTCAATCAGATTTCCAACCGCCCTACTTTCCTCCACCGTTTCATCATTCAACTCAAAGTCCGCCCCAACAACAG AACCATGGAGCTTTAGAATATTTGGGTACAGATCCATATGGACAACCGTTATCATCACTGCACCATGCCCCTTTGCACCACTATAACCAATTAGCGGGCTTACGAACAACTCAAGATCAGCTTGGTATACACAGATCTCATAGAGAAGCGGAGCTACAAGGCCATGTG GCGCAGCTGTCTCATGGTTTCCCATACACAGATAGACGAGCAGATTATGGTAGCACTATATCAGGAGGCGCCACACATGGTGGTAGGCTTGCTCACGAACATGATCCCTTAGCTTTGCATCAAGCACTACAGAATGCCGTTGATGATGTCCAAAATCCCGGTATAGATGACAATGTCGCGTTTATGTCAGATCTACCTCTAATTAAAA GTATTAAAAGTGGGAAAGAGCTTGGTAATATCGGCTCTGGTTCGCCTAGTGAGGTATTTTGTGCTGTTCCGGGACGACTTAGCCTTCTATCCAGCACGTCCAAATACAAAGTAACAATTGCTGAAGTTCAACGAAGGTTATCACCACCAGAATGTCTAAATGCGTCTCTACTTGGCGGAGTTCTTCGAAG AGCTAAGAGCAAGAACGGTGGACGCCTACTAAGAGAAAAGCTtgaaaaaattggtttaaattTACCTGCGGGAAGACGAAAGGCTGCCAATGTCACATTACTCACGTCCTTAGTAGAGGGCGAAGCTACTCATCTGGCAAAAGATTTCCATTTCGTTTGTGAAACTGAATTTCCAGCTCGTCAGCTAGCCGAATACGTCATTAGACATCAAACAGAACCCCAAGAATCATATCGCAGGAAAGAACTACTTATTCATTCACAGCAG ATAACAAAGGAACTAATGCAAGTACTTAGTCAAGATCGCACAACACAATACGGCACGAGATCACAACATTTACTGGAACCTTCTATGCAGCGTCACCTCACACACTTCTCTCTGATTACTCATGGGTTTGGATCGCCCGCTATAATGGCCGTACTGCATGCTTTCCAG ACTTTTCTCAATGAATCACTCAACTATTTAGATAAATTATATCCTTCAAATAGTGGCGGCATGGTGTCCTCCTCGCtggacaaaaacaaaattgatagTGACAAGAAATGA
- the LOC126763455 gene encoding transcription factor AP-2-epsilon isoform X2 gives MHILHRTSDHQFEDQKFMMERLTSHGSLGLSSSSPAYTTHTGGHSGRGGPSSGHGSHGSTHGSAATMHHQSLQSDFQPPYFPPPFHHSTQSPPQQQNHGALEYLGTDPYGQPLSSLHHAPLHHYNQLAGLRTTQDQLGIHRSHREAELQGHVAQLSHGFPYTDRRADYGSTISGGATHGGRLAHEHDPLALHQALQNAVDDVQNPGIDDNVAFMSDLPLIKSIKSGKELGNIGSGSPSEVFCAVPGRLSLLSSTSKYKVTIAEVQRRLSPPECLNASLLGGVLRRAKSKNGGRLLREKLEKIGLNLPAGRRKAANVTLLTSLVEGEATHLAKDFHFVCETEFPARQLAEYVIRHQTEPQESYRRKELLIHSQQITKELMQVLSQDRTTQYGTRSQHLLEPSMQRHLTHFSLITHGFGSPAIMAVLHAFQTFLNESLNYLDKLYPSNSGGMVSSSLDKNKIDSDKK, from the exons GAACGCCTCACTAGTCATGGCAGCTTGGGGTTATCAAGCAGTAGCCCGGCTTACACTACACATACGGGTGGCCACAGTGGCCGTGGAGGACCTTCTTCTGGACACGGTAGCCATGGCAGTACTCACGGATCCGCAGCAACAATGCATCACCAATCTCTTCAATCAGATTTCCAACCGCCCTACTTTCCTCCACCGTTTCATCATTCAACTCAAAGTCCGCCCCAACAACAG AACCATGGAGCTTTAGAATATTTGGGTACAGATCCATATGGACAACCGTTATCATCACTGCACCATGCCCCTTTGCACCACTATAACCAATTAGCGGGCTTACGAACAACTCAAGATCAGCTTGGTATACACAGATCTCATAGAGAAGCGGAGCTACAAGGCCATGTG GCGCAGCTGTCTCATGGTTTCCCATACACAGATAGACGAGCAGATTATGGTAGCACTATATCAGGAGGCGCCACACATGGTGGTAGGCTTGCTCACGAACATGATCCCTTAGCTTTGCATCAAGCACTACAGAATGCCGTTGATGATGTCCAAAATCCCGGTATAGATGACAATGTCGCGTTTATGTCAGATCTACCTCTAATTAAAA GTATTAAAAGTGGGAAAGAGCTTGGTAATATCGGCTCTGGTTCGCCTAGTGAGGTATTTTGTGCTGTTCCGGGACGACTTAGCCTTCTATCCAGCACGTCCAAATACAAAGTAACAATTGCTGAAGTTCAACGAAGGTTATCACCACCAGAATGTCTAAATGCGTCTCTACTTGGCGGAGTTCTTCGAAG AGCTAAGAGCAAGAACGGTGGACGCCTACTAAGAGAAAAGCTtgaaaaaattggtttaaattTACCTGCGGGAAGACGAAAGGCTGCCAATGTCACATTACTCACGTCCTTAGTAGAGGGCGAAGCTACTCATCTGGCAAAAGATTTCCATTTCGTTTGTGAAACTGAATTTCCAGCTCGTCAGCTAGCCGAATACGTCATTAGACATCAAACAGAACCCCAAGAATCATATCGCAGGAAAGAACTACTTATTCATTCACAGCAG ATAACAAAGGAACTAATGCAAGTACTTAGTCAAGATCGCACAACACAATACGGCACGAGATCACAACATTTACTGGAACCTTCTATGCAGCGTCACCTCACACACTTCTCTCTGATTACTCATGGGTTTGGATCGCCCGCTATAATGGCCGTACTGCATGCTTTCCAG ACTTTTCTCAATGAATCACTCAACTATTTAGATAAATTATATCCTTCAAATAGTGGCGGCATGGTGTCCTCCTCGCtggacaaaaacaaaattgatagTGACAAGAAATGA
- the LOC126763455 gene encoding transcription factor AP-2-epsilon isoform X3 — MSFLATLDANAWQERLTSHGSLGLSSSSPAYTTHTGGHSGRGGPSSGHGSHGSTHGSAATMHHQSLQSDFQPPYFPPPFHHSTQSPPQQQVPAYLQNHGALEYLGTDPYGQPLSSLHHAPLHHYNQLAGLRTTQDQLGIHRSHREAELQGHVAQLSHGFPYTDRRADYGSTISGGATHGGRLAHEHDPLALHQALQNAVDDVQNPGIDDNVAFMSDLPLIKSIKSGKELGNIGSGSPSEVFCAVPGRLSLLSSTSKYKVTIAEVQRRLSPPECLNASLLGGVLRRAKSKNGGRLLREKLEKIGLNLPAGRRKAANVTLLTSLVEGEATHLAKDFHFVCETEFPARQLAEYVIRHQTEPQESYRRKELLIHSQQITKELMQVLSQDRTTQYGTRSQHLLEPSMQRHLTHFSLITHGFGSPAIMAVLHAFQTFLNESLNYLDKLYPSNSGGMVSSSLDKNKIDSDKK, encoded by the exons GAACGCCTCACTAGTCATGGCAGCTTGGGGTTATCAAGCAGTAGCCCGGCTTACACTACACATACGGGTGGCCACAGTGGCCGTGGAGGACCTTCTTCTGGACACGGTAGCCATGGCAGTACTCACGGATCCGCAGCAACAATGCATCACCAATCTCTTCAATCAGATTTCCAACCGCCCTACTTTCCTCCACCGTTTCATCATTCAACTCAAAGTCCGCCCCAACAACAG GTACCTGCATATTTACAGAACCATGGAGCTTTAGAATATTTGGGTACAGATCCATATGGACAACCGTTATCATCACTGCACCATGCCCCTTTGCACCACTATAACCAATTAGCGGGCTTACGAACAACTCAAGATCAGCTTGGTATACACAGATCTCATAGAGAAGCGGAGCTACAAGGCCATGTG GCGCAGCTGTCTCATGGTTTCCCATACACAGATAGACGAGCAGATTATGGTAGCACTATATCAGGAGGCGCCACACATGGTGGTAGGCTTGCTCACGAACATGATCCCTTAGCTTTGCATCAAGCACTACAGAATGCCGTTGATGATGTCCAAAATCCCGGTATAGATGACAATGTCGCGTTTATGTCAGATCTACCTCTAATTAAAA GTATTAAAAGTGGGAAAGAGCTTGGTAATATCGGCTCTGGTTCGCCTAGTGAGGTATTTTGTGCTGTTCCGGGACGACTTAGCCTTCTATCCAGCACGTCCAAATACAAAGTAACAATTGCTGAAGTTCAACGAAGGTTATCACCACCAGAATGTCTAAATGCGTCTCTACTTGGCGGAGTTCTTCGAAG AGCTAAGAGCAAGAACGGTGGACGCCTACTAAGAGAAAAGCTtgaaaaaattggtttaaattTACCTGCGGGAAGACGAAAGGCTGCCAATGTCACATTACTCACGTCCTTAGTAGAGGGCGAAGCTACTCATCTGGCAAAAGATTTCCATTTCGTTTGTGAAACTGAATTTCCAGCTCGTCAGCTAGCCGAATACGTCATTAGACATCAAACAGAACCCCAAGAATCATATCGCAGGAAAGAACTACTTATTCATTCACAGCAG ATAACAAAGGAACTAATGCAAGTACTTAGTCAAGATCGCACAACACAATACGGCACGAGATCACAACATTTACTGGAACCTTCTATGCAGCGTCACCTCACACACTTCTCTCTGATTACTCATGGGTTTGGATCGCCCGCTATAATGGCCGTACTGCATGCTTTCCAG ACTTTTCTCAATGAATCACTCAACTATTTAGATAAATTATATCCTTCAAATAGTGGCGGCATGGTGTCCTCCTCGCtggacaaaaacaaaattgatagTGACAAGAAATGA
- the LOC126763455 gene encoding transcription factor AP-2-epsilon isoform X1, whose product MHILHRTSDHQFEDQKFMMERLTSHGSLGLSSSSPAYTTHTGGHSGRGGPSSGHGSHGSTHGSAATMHHQSLQSDFQPPYFPPPFHHSTQSPPQQQVPAYLQNHGALEYLGTDPYGQPLSSLHHAPLHHYNQLAGLRTTQDQLGIHRSHREAELQGHVAQLSHGFPYTDRRADYGSTISGGATHGGRLAHEHDPLALHQALQNAVDDVQNPGIDDNVAFMSDLPLIKSIKSGKELGNIGSGSPSEVFCAVPGRLSLLSSTSKYKVTIAEVQRRLSPPECLNASLLGGVLRRAKSKNGGRLLREKLEKIGLNLPAGRRKAANVTLLTSLVEGEATHLAKDFHFVCETEFPARQLAEYVIRHQTEPQESYRRKELLIHSQQITKELMQVLSQDRTTQYGTRSQHLLEPSMQRHLTHFSLITHGFGSPAIMAVLHAFQTFLNESLNYLDKLYPSNSGGMVSSSLDKNKIDSDKK is encoded by the exons GAACGCCTCACTAGTCATGGCAGCTTGGGGTTATCAAGCAGTAGCCCGGCTTACACTACACATACGGGTGGCCACAGTGGCCGTGGAGGACCTTCTTCTGGACACGGTAGCCATGGCAGTACTCACGGATCCGCAGCAACAATGCATCACCAATCTCTTCAATCAGATTTCCAACCGCCCTACTTTCCTCCACCGTTTCATCATTCAACTCAAAGTCCGCCCCAACAACAG GTACCTGCATATTTACAGAACCATGGAGCTTTAGAATATTTGGGTACAGATCCATATGGACAACCGTTATCATCACTGCACCATGCCCCTTTGCACCACTATAACCAATTAGCGGGCTTACGAACAACTCAAGATCAGCTTGGTATACACAGATCTCATAGAGAAGCGGAGCTACAAGGCCATGTG GCGCAGCTGTCTCATGGTTTCCCATACACAGATAGACGAGCAGATTATGGTAGCACTATATCAGGAGGCGCCACACATGGTGGTAGGCTTGCTCACGAACATGATCCCTTAGCTTTGCATCAAGCACTACAGAATGCCGTTGATGATGTCCAAAATCCCGGTATAGATGACAATGTCGCGTTTATGTCAGATCTACCTCTAATTAAAA GTATTAAAAGTGGGAAAGAGCTTGGTAATATCGGCTCTGGTTCGCCTAGTGAGGTATTTTGTGCTGTTCCGGGACGACTTAGCCTTCTATCCAGCACGTCCAAATACAAAGTAACAATTGCTGAAGTTCAACGAAGGTTATCACCACCAGAATGTCTAAATGCGTCTCTACTTGGCGGAGTTCTTCGAAG AGCTAAGAGCAAGAACGGTGGACGCCTACTAAGAGAAAAGCTtgaaaaaattggtttaaattTACCTGCGGGAAGACGAAAGGCTGCCAATGTCACATTACTCACGTCCTTAGTAGAGGGCGAAGCTACTCATCTGGCAAAAGATTTCCATTTCGTTTGTGAAACTGAATTTCCAGCTCGTCAGCTAGCCGAATACGTCATTAGACATCAAACAGAACCCCAAGAATCATATCGCAGGAAAGAACTACTTATTCATTCACAGCAG ATAACAAAGGAACTAATGCAAGTACTTAGTCAAGATCGCACAACACAATACGGCACGAGATCACAACATTTACTGGAACCTTCTATGCAGCGTCACCTCACACACTTCTCTCTGATTACTCATGGGTTTGGATCGCCCGCTATAATGGCCGTACTGCATGCTTTCCAG ACTTTTCTCAATGAATCACTCAACTATTTAGATAAATTATATCCTTCAAATAGTGGCGGCATGGTGTCCTCCTCGCtggacaaaaacaaaattgatagTGACAAGAAATGA